In the genome of Longimicrobium sp., one region contains:
- a CDS encoding homoserine kinase — protein sequence MTPPSRATAFAPASTSNLAVGFDLLGHPLALYGDRVTVTRRASPGVVMGAVTGVAGPLPADPAANTAGTAVMRFLADHAPGLGVEVAIEKGIPLGSGIGGSAASAVAAVVAANALLPEPLPAAALFRYALMGEAVASGAMHGDNVAPSLFGGLVLVRAADPPDVVPLPAPPALRCVLVLPRLRLDTRDARAVLPKSVPLGDFIHQCANLAGVVAGCFRGDLALIGRSLRDEVIEPHRAALIPGFAAVQAAAMDAGALGCSISGAGPSLFAWCDEDEDAERARIAMVAAFAAAGVAAEGWTSPVDGPGARLEDVG from the coding sequence GTGACGCCTCCGTCGCGCGCCACGGCCTTCGCCCCCGCCAGCACCTCCAACCTCGCCGTCGGCTTCGACCTCCTCGGCCATCCGCTGGCGCTGTATGGAGATCGCGTGACGGTCACGCGGCGCGCGTCCCCCGGTGTCGTGATGGGCGCGGTGACGGGAGTCGCCGGCCCGCTGCCGGCGGACCCCGCCGCGAACACCGCGGGGACGGCGGTGATGCGCTTCCTGGCCGACCACGCGCCGGGGCTGGGCGTGGAGGTGGCGATCGAGAAGGGGATCCCGCTGGGCTCGGGGATCGGGGGATCGGCCGCCTCCGCAGTGGCCGCGGTGGTCGCAGCGAACGCGCTGCTCCCGGAGCCGCTCCCCGCCGCCGCGCTCTTCCGCTACGCGCTGATGGGCGAGGCGGTCGCCAGCGGGGCGATGCACGGCGACAACGTGGCCCCATCGCTCTTCGGCGGGCTGGTGCTGGTGCGCGCCGCCGATCCGCCGGACGTGGTTCCCCTCCCCGCCCCGCCCGCGCTGCGCTGCGTCCTCGTGCTCCCGCGCCTGCGGCTGGACACGCGCGACGCCCGCGCCGTGCTGCCGAAGTCCGTGCCGCTGGGCGACTTCATCCACCAGTGCGCGAACCTGGCCGGCGTGGTGGCGGGGTGCTTCCGCGGCGACCTGGCGCTCATCGGCCGCTCGCTGCGCGACGAGGTGATCGAGCCGCACCGTGCCGCCCTCATCCCCGGCTTCGCCGCCGTCCAGGCCGCCGCGATGGACGCGGGCGCGCTCGGCTGCTCCATCTCCGGCGCCGGCCCCAGCCTCTTCGCCTGGTGCGATGAGGATGAAGATGCCGAGCGCGCGCGGATCGCGATGGTCGCTGCCTTCGCCGCCGCCGGAGTCGCCGCCGAGGGCTGGACGTCGCCGGTCGACGGCCCGGGCGCGCGGCTGGAGGACGTGGGGTGA
- the thrC gene encoding threonine synthase: MRYISTRGQSDPVPLSAAVERGLAPDGGLYVPEAYPPIAPEALDGAETLAEVAERLLAPFFAGDVLAPALGAICREAFTVPVPLRDLRDRTAVLELFHGPTAAFKDVGARFLAALMSRLDGGDARPLTILVATSGDTGGAVAAAFHGRPGVEVAVLYPAGMVSPRQEKQLTAWGGNVRAFAVRGAFDDCQRLVKAAMADPALRAARRLSSANSINVGRLLPQMAYYAWAAREYVRRHGAEPGFVIPSGNLGNAAAALWARRAGLPIRQVVMATNANRAIAAFAAGGAWAAHPTVATLASAMDVGDPSNMERIFHLFGGHEPARAALCAEQVDDDEIRRVIREGESRWGTVWDPHTATAIAARERLGGSDWIVVATAHPAKFEAVVEPLVGHEIPIPPELQRLLGRPSHAEPLEPTLDAFRAALEGESEGR, encoded by the coding sequence ATGAGATACATCAGCACGCGCGGCCAATCCGATCCCGTCCCGCTCTCCGCGGCGGTGGAGCGCGGGCTGGCGCCGGACGGCGGCCTCTACGTCCCCGAGGCGTATCCCCCCATCGCGCCCGAGGCGCTGGACGGCGCGGAGACGCTGGCGGAGGTCGCCGAGCGGCTGCTGGCGCCGTTCTTCGCGGGCGATGTGCTGGCGCCCGCGCTGGGCGCCATCTGCCGCGAGGCGTTCACCGTTCCCGTGCCGCTGCGAGATCTGCGCGATCGCACCGCCGTGCTGGAGCTGTTCCACGGGCCGACCGCGGCGTTCAAGGACGTGGGCGCGCGCTTCCTGGCCGCGCTGATGTCGCGCCTCGACGGCGGCGACGCGCGGCCGCTCACCATCCTCGTCGCCACCTCGGGCGACACCGGCGGCGCGGTGGCGGCGGCGTTCCACGGGCGCCCGGGCGTGGAGGTCGCCGTGCTGTATCCGGCGGGGATGGTGTCGCCGCGGCAGGAGAAGCAGCTCACCGCGTGGGGCGGCAACGTGCGCGCGTTCGCCGTGCGCGGCGCCTTCGACGACTGCCAGCGCCTGGTGAAGGCGGCCATGGCGGACCCGGCGCTCCGCGCGGCGCGGCGATTGTCGTCGGCCAACAGCATCAACGTGGGCCGGCTGCTGCCGCAGATGGCCTATTACGCCTGGGCCGCGCGCGAGTACGTCCGCCGCCACGGCGCGGAGCCGGGCTTCGTCATCCCCTCGGGCAACCTGGGCAACGCCGCGGCGGCGCTCTGGGCGCGCCGCGCCGGGCTCCCCATCCGCCAGGTGGTGATGGCCACGAACGCGAACCGCGCCATCGCCGCGTTCGCCGCGGGCGGCGCGTGGGCCGCGCACCCGACCGTGGCCACGCTCGCCAGCGCGATGGACGTGGGCGATCCCAGCAACATGGAGCGCATCTTCCACCTCTTCGGCGGCCACGAGCCTGCGCGCGCGGCGCTGTGCGCGGAGCAGGTGGACGACGACGAGATTCGCCGCGTGATCCGCGAAGGCGAATCGCGGTGGGGCACCGTGTGGGACCCGCACACCGCCACCGCCATCGCCGCGCGCGAGCGCCTCGGCGGCAGCGACTGGATCGTCGTCGCCACCGCGCACCCCGCCAAGTTCGAGGCCGTCGTCGAGCCGCTCGTCGGCCACGAGATCCCCATCCCCCCCGAGTTGCAGCGCCTCCTCGGCCGCCCCTCCCACGCCGAGCCCCTGGAGCCCACCCTCGACGCCTTCCGCGCCGCGCTGGAGGGCGAATCAGAGGGGAGATAA
- a CDS encoding DUF3761 domain-containing protein: MRQEQTPSPPPPEPEAHDDIDRIVDAPEKRKWRLSWEAGSIFAVVLILAIAVAALRGGGDDGKESSTSQQPRGIISRPPPPPAAPLLSLTDRTAICRDGTASFSKHSGGTCSSRGGVRCWIHHPGPNPPTTAPFCTTPSEKEP, translated from the coding sequence ATGCGACAGGAGCAGACTCCGTCACCTCCACCGCCCGAGCCGGAAGCTCACGACGACATCGATCGCATCGTTGACGCCCCTGAGAAGAGGAAGTGGCGCCTGTCGTGGGAAGCGGGGAGCATCTTCGCCGTCGTGCTGATCCTTGCCATCGCTGTAGCGGCTCTCCGCGGCGGAGGCGATGACGGGAAAGAATCGAGCACGTCCCAGCAGCCGCGCGGGATAATCTCACGGCCTCCGCCGCCGCCCGCGGCACCGCTCCTGTCGCTTACCGACAGAACGGCGATCTGTCGCGACGGCACAGCGTCGTTCAGCAAGCATTCAGGTGGAACCTGCTCGTCCCGCGGTGGCGTCCGATGCTGGATCCATCACCCGGGCCCGAACCCTCCGACGACCGCGCCGTTCTGCACCACCCCGTCCGAGAAAGAGCCTTGA
- a CDS encoding DUF3761 domain-containing protein, whose product MIRSKNHSELGESMDSEKSLRQWQARERAEAKRRQEEERRRKRAEKRRRLLKPLRVIGFAISATVAAWGASKIRHHGEREASSATALCRDGSYSYSKHRPGTCSGHAGVKKWINLPEY is encoded by the coding sequence TTGATCCGCTCGAAGAACCATAGTGAGCTTGGAGAATCAATGGATTCCGAGAAATCGTTGCGTCAGTGGCAGGCGAGGGAGCGTGCGGAAGCAAAGCGTCGGCAGGAAGAGGAGAGGCGCAGGAAGCGAGCGGAGAAGCGGCGCCGGCTTCTGAAGCCGTTGCGGGTGATCGGGTTTGCCATCTCGGCCACTGTCGCCGCCTGGGGAGCATCGAAGATCCGGCATCATGGCGAACGCGAAGCCTCGTCCGCGACCGCGCTCTGCCGGGACGGAAGCTATTCTTACAGCAAACACCGTCCGGGCACCTGCTCCGGGCATGCAGGCGTGAAGAAGTGGATCAATCTCCCTGAGTATTGA